One genomic window of Monodelphis domestica isolate mMonDom1 chromosome 1, mMonDom1.pri, whole genome shotgun sequence includes the following:
- the LOC100619257 gene encoding LOW QUALITY PROTEIN: vasculin-like (The sequence of the model RefSeq protein was modified relative to this genomic sequence to represent the inferred CDS: deleted 1 base in 1 codon), with the protein RAPKIPDIKKGSAKDLQISGFPEVGNLHSQPVKNGTGTSVYKALIPKLAVLPRKPTQWKSQTKENKIGTPFPHEPIYGLGKFNALKSTAKNFSVSTNSVKECNCSNSSSLLDKFNQPHLTKLTWMSTVKKRECLIALKRDRVNKEHKVGSHMGPEKDDDSLNLHNSNNTHHESDITRNSDDNEISQENGKLTSMISQQIIQPSTFPLAAVFSSSVEAEHRLLKEMDWQEDSENDETCASLTEDEMREFRVICEQLQKNGLRKNGILKNSLICDFTFGPWKNSTFKSTFENDDTEASSSDTSDDDYV; encoded by the exons aGAGCTCCAAAAATACCAGACATTAAAAAAGGCAGTGCAAAAGATTTACAGATATCTGGATTCCCTGAAGTAGGAAATCTTCATTCTCAGCCAGTTAAAAATGGAACTGGTACTAGTGTTTATAAAGCATTAATCCCTAAACTTGCTGTTCTACCTAGAAAGCCTACACAATGGAAAAGccaaactaaagaaaataaaattggaacTCCCTTCCCTCATGAGCCCATATATGGCCTTGGCAAATTTAATGCCTTAAAATCAACTGCCAAGAATTTTAGTGTATCAACAAATTCAGTTAAGGAATGTAATTGCTCAAATTCCTCTTCTCTTCTGGACAAATTTAATCAGCCTCATCTAACCAAACTCACTTGGATGAGTACTGTTAAGAAGAGAGAATGCTTAATAGCATTGAAAAGGGACAGAGTGAATAAGGAACACAAAGTTGGAAGTCACATGGGGCCAGAGAAGGATGATGACTCACTTAATTTGCATAATAGCAACAACACTCACCATGAAAGTGACATAACCCGAAATTCTGATGACAATGAAATTTCACAGGAGAATGGCAAATTGACCTCCATGATTTCCCAACAGATCATTCAGCCTTCTACCTTTCCACTAGCTGCTGTCTTTTCAAGTTCAGTTGAGGCAGAGCATAGGTTATTAAAGGAGATGGATTGGCAGGAAGACAGTGAAAATGATGAAACATGCGCTTCCTTAACAGAAGATGAGATGAGGGAGTTCCGAGTTATTTGTGAACAGTTACAGAAGAATGGCCTTAGA AAAaatggtattttgaaaaatagcCTCATCTGTGACTTCACATTTGGACCCTGGAAAAACAGCACTTTCAAATCCACTTTTGAGAATGATGACACAGAGGCAAGCAGCAGTGACACATCAGATGATGATTATGTGTGA